In Zingiber officinale cultivar Zhangliang chromosome 1A, Zo_v1.1, whole genome shotgun sequence, a genomic segment contains:
- the LOC122002342 gene encoding cullin-1-like, with protein MKKKRAVRNNKPKPILFGEGWEVIEQGVTKIKRILEGLPEPPFTCEEYMKIYTRIHDMCIQRSPHDTTEKLYTKYKEVIMEYITSVVLPSLKDKHDEFLLRELVIRWSNHKVMSKWLSRFFSYLNRFFIKRNSLPSLDEVAFTCFQDQVYKETKGKVKDAVISLIDQERGGEQIDRGLLKNVIEIFVEIGTGKMDYYKNDFEEEMLKETASYYSRKASNWILIESFPDYMLKVEECLRKEKDRVVHYLHATSEPKLIEQVRHEVLCVYSSQLLENEKSGCCVLIQEHKVDDLSRMYKLFSKIDDGLCRISQIYKKHVTVEGTTLVKKADDVASNKEAEKRVVVGLQEQTFVREVIELHDKNMPLVNDCFQNHTLFHKGLKEAFEIFLNKTVAGSSTAELLVNYCDNILKKGGSEKYSDEAIEQILEKAVNLLGYIYDKDLFVEFYRKKLARRLLFDKSANEDHERSILTKLKQQNGAHFTSKLEGMVTDMTLARETQADFKEYLQCNPRTNPGIDLSVTVLTTGFWPSYRSSDFHLPFEMTKCIQAFTEFYPTKTNSRKLTWIYSLGTCNITAKFELQTIELIVTTYQAAILLLFNDSYRLSYSEIMSQLNLADDDVVRLLQSLCCFKYKILNKEPNTNSISSDDVFAFNSKFTNKMRRIRIPLPIVDEKKKILEVVDKDRKYVVDACLIRIMKSRKVLNHQQLITECVEQLKVFKPDLKLIKKRIEDLINREYLERDSENLNLYRYLA; from the exons ATGAAGAAGAAAAGGGCGGTGCGTAATAACAAGCCGAAGCCGATCCTTTTCGGCGAAGGGTGGGAGGTCATCGAGCAAGGCGTCACCAAGATCAAAAGGATCTTGGAAGGGCTTCCCGAACCGCCTTTCACATGCGAGGAATACATGAAGATCTACAC AAGAATCCACGATATGTGTATCCAAAGGTCTCCGCACGATACCACGGAGAAATTGTACACAAAGTACAAGGAAGTGATCATGGAGTACATAACTTCCGTG GTATTGCCCTCTTTGAAGGACAAGCATGATGAGTTTTTGTTAAGGGAACTGGTCATAAGATGGTCAAATCATAAAGTTATGAGCAAATGGCTTTCACGTTTTTTTTCGTACCTTAATCGATTTTTCATCAAGCGGAACTCACTTCCATCACTTGATGAAGTTGCATTCACATGTTTTCAAGACCAG GTTTATAAGGAGACTAAAGGAAAAGTTAAAGATGCTGTCATTTCTTTG ATTGATCAAGAGCGCGGTGGTGAACAAATTGATAGGGGTCTGTTGAAGAATGTTATTGAAATTTTTGTTGAAATTGGAACGGGCAAGATggattattataaaaatgattttgaagaaGAAATGCTTAAAGAAACAGCATCCTATTACTCTAGAAAAGCTTCAAATTGGATTCTCATCGAATCATTCCCAGATTACATGTTAAAG GTTGAGGAGTGCTTAAGGAAGGAGAAGGATAGGGTCGTTCATTATTTGCATGCTACCAGCGAACCAAAATTGATAGAG CAAGTGCGTCATGAGGTTCTATGTGTTTATTCAAGCCAACTTTTGGAAAATGAAAAGTCTGGTTGCTGTGTCTTAATTCAAGAACACAAG GTGGATGATCTCTCACGGATGTACAAGCTTTTTTCAAAGATAGACGATGGCCTATGTCGTATCTCTCAAATTTATAAGAAG CATGTGACTGTTGAGGGTACAACTTTAGTTAAAAAAGCAGATGATGTTGCAAGTAATAAGGAG GCAGAGAAAAGGGTTGTTGTTGGCTTGCAAGAACAG ACTTTTGTTAGGGAAGTTATTGAACTTCATGACAAGAACATGCCACTCGTGAATGATTGTTTCCAAAATCATACCCTTTTCCATAAG GGACTCAAAGAGGCATTTGAGATTTTTCTCAATAAGACTGTTGCTGGTAGCTCGACTGCTGAGTTACTGGTTAACTATTGTGATAATATTCTTAAGAAGGGTGGAAGTGAGAAATATAGTGATGAAGCAATTGAACAAATACTTGAAAAG GCTGTGAATTTGCTTGGTTATATCTATGACAAAGATTTATTTGTTGAGTTCTATAG GAAAAAACTTGCTAGGAGGTTGTTATTCGACAAAAGTGCTAATGAGGACCATGAGAGAAGCATCTTAACAAAACTAAAGCAGCAAAATGGTGCACATTTTACCTCAAAGTTGGAGGGGATG GTAACTGATATGACCCTCGCTAGAGAAACACAGGCTGATTTTAAGGAATATCTTCAATGTAATCCACGTACAAATCCAGGGATAGATTTATCAGTTACTGTTTTGACAACTGGATTCTGGCCATCTTATAGATCATCTGATTTCCACCTTCCTTTTGAAATG ACTAAATGTATACAAGCTTTCACGGAGTTCTATCCAACAAAAACAAACAGCAGAAAGCTCACATGGATATATTCTTTGGGGACATGCAATATTACAGCCAAGTTCGAATTGCAAACCATAGAGCTTATTGTGACAACATATCAG GCTGCAATTCTTCTGCTCTTTAATGACTCATATCGATTAAGCTACTCGGAGATCATGTCTCAGCTTAATTTAGCCGATGACGATGTAGTCAGATTGCTTCAATCCCTTTGTTGCTTTAAGTATAAAATTCTGAATAAAGAACCAAATACAAATTCTATTTCTTCAGATGACGTCTTTGCGTTCAATTCAAAATTCACCAACAAAATGAGAAGGATCAGG ATACCCCTTCCAATTGTGGATGAAAAAAAGAAAATACTGGAAGTGGTGGACAAGGATAGAAAATATGTTGTTGATGCTTGCCTGATTCGCATTATGAAAAGCCGCAAAGTATTGAATCATCAACAGTTGATTACAGAATGTGTCGAACAACTTAAAGTGTTCAAG CCTGACTTGAAACTAATTAAGAAGCGTATTGAAGATTTGATAAATAGAGAATATCTAGAGAGAGACTCGGAGAATCTGAATCTGTACAGATACCTGGCTTGA